A window of Pirellula sp. SH-Sr6A contains these coding sequences:
- the trmB gene encoding tRNA (guanosine(46)-N7)-methyltransferase TrmB: MQQDEPAMRGRFYRSEDEQILRDWLNTDARLELEIGSGKGLFLMNQSPQHQETRYIGLELAAKYAWECQAKVEKADLKNLRFFACDAVAVIDRDVQTDSIDAVHVYFPDPWWKAKHKKRRVLNEDSLRNIERILKPNGELHFWTDVLDYYELTLELIDQVTRLEGPLFVSEPASTHDMDYRTHFERRTRRNGLPVYRSRFIKSV; this comes from the coding sequence ATGCAACAAGACGAGCCGGCGATGCGAGGGCGATTCTATCGCTCCGAAGACGAACAAATTCTCCGAGATTGGCTGAACACCGATGCACGCTTGGAACTAGAAATCGGCTCGGGAAAGGGACTGTTCTTGATGAACCAGTCACCCCAACACCAGGAAACGCGATACATCGGGCTGGAGCTTGCCGCGAAATACGCGTGGGAATGCCAAGCCAAGGTGGAAAAAGCCGACCTGAAGAATCTTCGGTTTTTCGCTTGTGACGCAGTCGCTGTGATCGATCGAGACGTTCAAACCGATTCGATCGACGCGGTGCATGTTTATTTCCCCGATCCATGGTGGAAAGCAAAACACAAGAAGCGGCGAGTCCTCAATGAAGACTCCCTTCGAAACATCGAACGGATCCTCAAGCCAAATGGTGAGCTCCATTTTTGGACCGACGTGCTGGATTATTACGAACTAACGCTAGAGCTGATCGATCAGGTCACGCGTTTGGAAGGTCCGCTGTTTGTGAGCGAGCCCGCCTCCACGCATGACATGGACTACCGAACGCACTTTGAGCGACGAACCCGTCGAAACGGATTGCCGGTCTATCGATCGCGGTTCATCAAATCCGTTTAA
- a CDS encoding methylated-DNA--[protein]-cysteine S-methyltransferase, with translation MQSTEWMESPIGPIAITIESDQVVGIHFRDQRDCPAAGIEAASGSLANRNHALHRRVAEQLSEYFEGSRTEFDFPIRFVGTEFQKRVWEQLLTIPYGETCSYQAIAEQIGAIRAVRAVGGAIGKNPLAIVAPCHRVLGKDRTLTGYAGGLDRKRYLLQRESPHAAGDWKEVRETSIPSEVMECR, from the coding sequence ATGCAAAGCACCGAATGGATGGAAAGCCCGATCGGCCCCATCGCAATTACCATCGAGTCCGACCAAGTCGTCGGGATTCATTTTCGCGACCAGCGCGACTGTCCGGCGGCTGGCATCGAGGCCGCGTCCGGTTCCCTCGCTAATCGTAACCACGCTTTGCACCGAAGAGTTGCCGAGCAGTTGTCCGAGTATTTCGAAGGATCGCGAACCGAGTTCGATTTCCCGATCCGCTTTGTGGGGACCGAATTTCAGAAGCGAGTTTGGGAGCAACTTCTCACCATACCTTATGGGGAAACCTGTTCTTACCAGGCGATTGCGGAGCAGATTGGAGCGATTCGTGCGGTCCGTGCAGTAGGCGGAGCAATTGGAAAGAATCCGCTGGCCATTGTTGCTCCCTGTCATCGGGTGTTAGGCAAAGACCGAACGCTGACCGGTTATGCAGGAGGATTGGATCGCAAGCGATACTTGCTCCAAAGAGAGTCGCCCCATGCTGCGGGTGATTGGAAGGAAGTTCGTGAGACGTCCATCCCATCTGAGGTAATGGAGTGCCGATAA
- a CDS encoding YbaB/EbfC family nucleoid-associated protein produces the protein MFKNLTNFASAMKNLTQLGPQVRALHAKLETARIYGSSNTDRGSINIEMNGLGVVTQVSIAPELLAPDAKLELETRMADAINQANRTAKEMHIQAIREVTGGVEVFPGFNDVLKNFVG, from the coding sequence ATGTTTAAGAACTTGACCAACTTTGCATCCGCCATGAAGAACTTGACCCAATTGGGGCCACAAGTTCGCGCGCTGCATGCAAAGTTAGAGACCGCCCGCATCTATGGTTCTAGCAACACGGATCGAGGTTCGATTAACATCGAGATGAACGGACTCGGAGTTGTGACGCAGGTCAGCATTGCTCCTGAGTTGCTCGCGCCGGACGCCAAGCTGGAGCTCGAAACACGCATGGCAGACGCCATCAACCAAGCCAATCGGACCGCCAAGGAAATGCACATCCAAGCGATCCGAGAGGTGACGGGGGGCGTCGAAGTCTTTCCTGGCTTCAACGATGTTCTTAAAAACTTCGTAGGGTAG
- a CDS encoding DUF1559 domain-containing protein: MKRSFFAQRKSRAFTLVELLVVIAIIGILVGLLLPAVQAAREAARRMQCSNNLKQMGLAVHNFESAARKLPHSGQCDSTGSNTTTYMIHSTATLLLPYIEQNNVYQLFNHDADPRQSATYSATQSGSILIANGSAQLHRDAKGYSYDDTAFPAGQQAAKAKISTFVCPSAPISNDARDPVHSFGGFDYMFVALSDVDARPSSPTYLMRTPTSPAADWTAQVVSGMLNCDGGGIGRVTDGTSNTILCVEDASRAHPAVGSFGAQSARRSPTPTSRAVVEAAPFPVGNRRVHAWADPDACANGFSGPSNATGSRIAKINNYKQPIGGPAECRWSVNNCGPNDEPFAFHTGGVNIVMGDGSVRFTSDNTDTLILKWLVGASDGNVINSQD; the protein is encoded by the coding sequence ATGAAACGAAGTTTCTTCGCTCAACGGAAGTCGCGTGCATTCACGTTGGTTGAGCTCTTGGTCGTGATTGCCATCATTGGTATTTTGGTTGGGTTGTTGCTCCCAGCCGTGCAAGCTGCGAGAGAGGCCGCTCGCCGTATGCAATGCTCCAACAATCTGAAGCAAATGGGATTGGCCGTTCACAACTTCGAGTCGGCGGCTCGCAAGTTGCCTCACAGTGGTCAGTGCGATTCGACCGGTTCGAATACCACGACCTACATGATTCACTCCACCGCTACGTTGCTCTTGCCCTACATCGAGCAGAACAACGTTTATCAACTCTTCAATCATGACGCCGACCCACGTCAGTCGGCGACGTACTCGGCGACCCAAAGCGGCAGCATTTTGATTGCCAACGGTTCAGCGCAATTGCACCGTGATGCGAAGGGTTACTCCTACGATGACACCGCGTTCCCCGCAGGTCAGCAAGCCGCCAAGGCGAAGATTTCGACCTTCGTCTGTCCCTCGGCTCCTATTTCCAATGATGCGCGGGATCCCGTACATAGCTTCGGCGGATTCGATTACATGTTCGTTGCCTTGTCGGACGTCGATGCTCGACCTTCCTCGCCAACCTATCTCATGCGTACCCCGACTTCTCCAGCTGCGGATTGGACAGCTCAGGTCGTCAGTGGCATGCTGAATTGCGATGGGGGAGGAATCGGTCGTGTGACCGACGGAACGTCCAACACAATTCTTTGCGTGGAAGATGCTTCGCGAGCCCACCCCGCCGTCGGATCGTTCGGTGCTCAATCGGCTCGACGTTCCCCCACTCCAACCTCGCGAGCAGTGGTAGAAGCGGCGCCATTCCCCGTCGGCAATCGCCGCGTTCATGCTTGGGCAGATCCCGATGCGTGCGCCAATGGGTTTTCTGGACCGAGCAATGCAACCGGTAGCCGAATTGCCAAGATCAATAACTACAAGCAACCGATTGGCGGCCCTGCCGAATGCCGATGGTCCGTAAACAACTGCGGTCCCAATGACGAACCATTTGCGTTCCATACCGGTGGCGTGAATATCGTCATGGGTGACGGATCTGTCCGGTTCACCTCGGACAACACCGACACCCTCATCCTCAAGTGGTTGGTCGGTGCGTCGGACGGAAACGTTATCAACAGCCAAGACTAG
- a CDS encoding efflux RND transporter permease subunit, which produces MVNNLIDWALNNRFIVMLLSFVVLGMGGLAITTIPVDAVPDLTNVQVQILTNSPALGPVEVEQFITFPVENAMSGVPRVEEIRSISRFGLSAVTVAFEEGTDIYWARNLVNERLLKARENIPPGMGTPELGPIATGMSEIYQFEVRNAEGATHSLNELRTILDWQIAFQLRSVPGVIEVNTFGGELKTYEVQVDPDKLQNYGISLGDVFKALEANNGNAGGGYINHGAEQRLIRGEGLVGSLEDIRSIVLDSRRGTPIRIQDIGEVRFAPMLRQGAVTRDGDREAVIGMVMMIMGGNSRQVVEEVKHKIEDISKTLPDGVAIETFYDRTELVEKTIHTVGENIGLGVALVILMLFLLLGDVRAGLIVAAAIPLSAMSALIAMRYAGVSANLMSLGAVDFGVIVDGAVVMIENCVRRASRYQKNKPGQTVPLEVFRTSAKEVGKPILFAGIIVVIVFIPILSLQGMEGKMFRPMAFVFMSALSSALVMAVTVMPVMASLFLARRIQERETFLVRWLKSAYRPMLAFAMRTPRLMLGSSVGLFAVSVLLATRFGVEFVPKLDEGDIAIQAARLPSVSLETSVEMTKAMERCLLKFEEVESVVSKTGRPEIANDPMGVYQTDVIVRLHPHDRWKRSITKPELIEEMQEALQEDVPGNSFSFTQPIELRVQELVAGVRSDIGLSLYGDDLDELKRKGDEIAQALNQVPGAADVQAQQIAGLPYLRVILNRANLARYGINSSEVLDAISSVGGVVVGQVFEGQRRFPLQVRLKPEWRNETEKISQLKIMDAEGRQIPISQLAKIVIEEGPVEISRDAIRRRLLIQCNVRGRDLAGFVAEAQSVVEKAVTLPAGYTLRWGGQFENLQAATQRLAIAVPVALILIFALLYITFHSVKLALLIYLNVPIAATGGILLLWMRDMPFSISAGVGFIALFGIAVMNGVVLIEHVRHLRHAGESQLDAVVDGAMDRLRPVLMTASCGALGFIPMAISASSGAEVQRPLATVVIGGLVTCTALTLLVLPTIYRWFEPSEIPSESTH; this is translated from the coding sequence ATGGTGAACAACCTTATTGATTGGGCGCTGAACAATCGATTCATTGTGATGCTCCTCTCCTTTGTCGTCCTCGGCATGGGAGGACTCGCCATCACGACCATTCCTGTGGATGCAGTCCCCGACTTGACCAATGTTCAAGTTCAAATCCTCACCAATTCACCGGCCCTGGGCCCCGTCGAAGTCGAGCAGTTCATCACCTTTCCGGTCGAGAACGCGATGAGCGGCGTCCCACGTGTCGAAGAGATTCGGTCGATCAGCCGATTCGGGCTGAGCGCCGTAACAGTCGCATTCGAAGAAGGGACCGATATCTACTGGGCTCGCAACTTGGTAAACGAGCGACTGCTGAAGGCTCGCGAGAACATCCCCCCCGGGATGGGCACCCCCGAACTGGGTCCTATCGCAACTGGGATGAGTGAAATTTACCAATTCGAAGTTCGGAATGCGGAGGGAGCAACGCACTCTCTCAACGAACTGCGAACCATTCTGGATTGGCAAATCGCATTCCAGCTTCGCAGCGTTCCCGGGGTCATCGAAGTCAACACCTTTGGAGGCGAACTGAAAACATACGAGGTGCAAGTCGATCCGGACAAGCTTCAGAACTATGGCATATCGCTCGGTGATGTTTTCAAAGCTCTCGAAGCCAATAACGGTAACGCTGGAGGCGGCTACATCAACCACGGCGCCGAACAACGACTCATCCGCGGCGAGGGTTTGGTCGGATCTCTCGAAGATATCCGCTCCATCGTCTTGGACAGCCGACGAGGGACGCCGATTCGCATTCAAGACATCGGGGAAGTTCGCTTTGCTCCGATGCTTCGTCAGGGTGCGGTGACTCGCGATGGCGACCGAGAAGCGGTGATCGGTATGGTCATGATGATCATGGGAGGAAACTCTCGCCAAGTCGTGGAAGAGGTGAAACACAAGATTGAAGACATCAGCAAAACTCTTCCCGATGGAGTCGCCATTGAAACATTTTACGACCGAACGGAACTTGTTGAAAAAACCATCCATACGGTCGGTGAAAACATTGGCCTAGGCGTCGCCTTGGTCATCCTCATGCTCTTTCTGTTGCTAGGAGATGTTCGGGCAGGACTCATCGTAGCGGCCGCGATTCCGTTGTCCGCCATGAGCGCCTTGATCGCCATGCGATACGCCGGTGTGTCGGCAAACTTGATGAGCCTCGGCGCCGTCGACTTCGGAGTGATCGTCGACGGTGCGGTAGTCATGATCGAGAATTGTGTTCGCCGCGCATCGCGGTATCAGAAAAACAAACCGGGGCAAACCGTACCCTTGGAGGTGTTTCGCACATCGGCCAAGGAGGTCGGAAAACCGATTTTGTTCGCGGGAATCATTGTGGTGATCGTCTTTATCCCCATCCTCAGCCTTCAAGGCATGGAAGGCAAAATGTTTCGCCCGATGGCGTTCGTCTTTATGTCCGCCCTTTCCTCGGCGCTGGTGATGGCGGTGACAGTGATGCCTGTGATGGCTTCCCTGTTCTTAGCCAGACGAATTCAAGAACGGGAAACATTTCTCGTTCGATGGCTGAAGTCCGCCTACCGTCCGATGCTGGCCTTCGCCATGCGAACGCCACGTCTGATGCTAGGCTCCTCCGTAGGCCTATTCGCGGTCAGCGTCTTGCTAGCCACTCGCTTTGGAGTGGAGTTCGTACCCAAGCTCGACGAGGGGGATATCGCCATCCAAGCGGCGCGTTTACCGAGCGTCTCGCTTGAGACCTCCGTCGAAATGACCAAAGCGATGGAGCGATGCCTTTTGAAGTTCGAGGAAGTCGAGAGCGTGGTTTCCAAGACCGGTCGCCCCGAAATCGCCAATGACCCTATGGGGGTGTACCAGACCGACGTGATCGTCCGGCTTCATCCGCACGATCGGTGGAAACGTTCGATCACCAAACCGGAGCTGATCGAGGAAATGCAGGAGGCCCTTCAAGAAGATGTGCCTGGCAACTCGTTTAGCTTCACGCAACCCATCGAACTGCGTGTCCAAGAATTGGTCGCTGGCGTTCGCTCCGATATCGGTCTGAGCTTGTACGGGGATGATCTGGACGAACTCAAACGAAAAGGAGATGAGATCGCGCAGGCCCTCAACCAGGTCCCAGGTGCAGCCGATGTTCAGGCGCAGCAAATCGCAGGTCTTCCGTACCTCCGAGTCATTCTCAACCGAGCAAACTTAGCCCGCTACGGAATCAACTCCAGCGAAGTACTGGACGCGATCTCCTCCGTTGGAGGTGTGGTAGTCGGTCAAGTCTTCGAGGGACAACGCCGATTTCCACTGCAAGTGCGGCTGAAACCGGAGTGGCGAAACGAGACGGAAAAGATATCGCAACTCAAGATCATGGATGCCGAAGGGAGACAGATCCCCATTTCCCAATTGGCAAAAATCGTGATTGAAGAAGGCCCCGTGGAGATCAGTCGGGATGCGATCCGAAGACGATTACTCATCCAGTGCAATGTGCGAGGTCGAGACTTAGCCGGGTTTGTCGCCGAAGCGCAATCCGTGGTCGAAAAGGCGGTGACTCTTCCTGCCGGTTACACACTGCGATGGGGGGGGCAATTCGAAAACTTGCAAGCAGCCACGCAGCGCCTAGCCATTGCGGTTCCGGTCGCGCTGATTCTGATTTTCGCTTTGCTCTACATAACGTTCCACTCGGTCAAACTCGCATTGTTGATCTATTTGAATGTTCCCATTGCAGCGACCGGAGGTATTCTCCTTCTTTGGATGCGCGATATGCCTTTTTCGATTTCCGCTGGGGTCGGGTTCATCGCCTTGTTCGGAATCGCAGTCATGAATGGAGTGGTTCTCATCGAACATGTGCGGCATCTGCGCCATGCTGGAGAAAGCCAATTGGACGCGGTGGTCGATGGGGCGATGGATCGATTGAGACCGGTTTTGATGACGGCATCCTGCGGTGCATTGGGATTCATTCCAATGGCGATCTCAGCCAGTTCAGGTGCGGAGGTGCAACGACCGTTGGCGACCGTGGTCATCGGAGGATTGGTCACCTGTACGGCATTAACGCTGTTGGTGCTGCCGACGATCTACCGGTGGTTTGAACCGAGTGAGATACCGAGCGAGTCGACGCATTAA
- a CDS encoding tRNA (cytidine(34)-2'-O)-methyltransferase, translated as MTSEPILNIVLYQPEIPQNTGNIGRTCTALNAKLWIVRPTGFRMDEKQLQRAGLDYWQHLQWEAADSWDHLLPRIPSDRLWIFTKFASQAYTAPHYQPGDWLLFGSESSGLPASLREKFASQCVSVSMPGPVRSLNLSVTVGIAAYEAYRQFSLA; from the coding sequence ATGACCTCCGAACCGATCTTGAACATCGTTTTGTACCAGCCTGAGATTCCGCAGAACACGGGGAATATCGGCCGGACCTGCACCGCCTTGAATGCCAAACTGTGGATTGTACGCCCGACCGGATTTCGAATGGACGAAAAGCAGTTGCAGCGGGCCGGGCTCGACTATTGGCAACACCTCCAATGGGAAGCTGCCGATTCCTGGGATCATCTTTTGCCTCGTATCCCATCGGATCGCCTTTGGATCTTTACCAAGTTCGCATCGCAGGCCTACACCGCTCCTCATTATCAACCCGGCGACTGGCTCCTCTTCGGTAGCGAATCGAGCGGTCTGCCCGCTTCCTTGAGAGAGAAATTCGCCAGCCAGTGCGTCTCTGTGTCCATGCCCGGGCCCGTTCGCAGTCTCAATCTTTCGGTGACGGTAGGCATCGCCGCCTACGAAGCCTACAGGCAGTTTTCGCTCGCCTGA
- a CDS encoding carboxypeptidase-like regulatory domain-containing protein → MRIKDGYFLLILVIGLIVGCGPSIQSVGTVEKVQGRVIGADGAPIGNMLVILQPTENGYVTEMEVDAKGVFEGELIPGKYVYYFIPSKKSKAAMPKTISAPFTEPKMEHLVEVKAGTEIICKAE, encoded by the coding sequence ATGCGAATCAAAGACGGATATTTTTTGTTGATCTTGGTTATCGGTTTGATCGTCGGTTGCGGCCCATCGATTCAATCCGTGGGAACCGTTGAAAAGGTGCAAGGAAGGGTTATTGGCGCAGATGGTGCACCGATTGGTAATATGCTCGTGATCCTTCAACCGACGGAGAACGGGTATGTGACCGAGATGGAAGTGGATGCGAAGGGAGTATTTGAAGGAGAGCTCATACCTGGCAAATACGTTTACTACTTCATACCCTCCAAGAAGTCGAAGGCGGCTATGCCGAAGACCATTAGCGCTCCTTTTACCGAGCCCAAGATGGAGCATTTAGTGGAGGTCAAAGCTGGGACGGAGATCATCTGCAAAGCAGAGTGA
- the fae gene encoding formaldehyde-activating enzyme: MSMYVGEALVGEGNEIAHIDLMIGSKEGPVGVAFANALANQSNGHTNLLAVLTPNVAVKPSTVMITKVTIKGMKQAVQMFGPAQYAVAKAVADSVAAGVIPKDQAENLVIVCGVFIHPAANDDKKIYEYNYQATKDAISNAMKGLPTVQQMIDQKDSASHPFKGF, translated from the coding sequence ATGTCCATGTATGTCGGCGAAGCACTGGTAGGCGAAGGCAATGAAATTGCACACATCGACCTCATGATCGGCAGCAAAGAAGGCCCTGTGGGCGTCGCTTTCGCCAACGCGCTCGCAAACCAAAGCAACGGTCACACCAACCTGCTCGCAGTTCTCACCCCTAACGTTGCCGTCAAGCCAAGCACCGTGATGATCACCAAAGTGACCATCAAGGGGATGAAGCAAGCTGTTCAAATGTTCGGACCCGCCCAATACGCCGTCGCAAAAGCAGTGGCCGATAGCGTCGCCGCTGGCGTGATCCCCAAAGATCAAGCCGAAAACCTTGTTATCGTCTGCGGTGTGTTTATCCACCCTGCTGCCAACGACGATAAGAAGATCTACGAATACAACTACCAAGCGACCAAGGATGCCATCTCCAATGCGATGAAAGGCCTCCCAACCGTCCAACAAATGATCGACCAAAAGGACTCCGCATCCCACCCATTCAAAGGGTTCTAG
- a CDS encoding efflux RND transporter periplasmic adaptor subunit: protein MTSHQPSESLPKRRTAMGLAWKPAALFLLAGGILGAAAYYAYQRIRTQSPHASDQSGSKHSDAPESQTDQQSGTGNSPPTVLVPASQWTKLGLAKSPAVKKPFQKSVMLTGKVSLNEDRIAHIYPMVEGAVEEVYVGLGQKVKANELLVMIHSREIGSAKLELYQARLQWEIAKVKENLQREISKNTEQLLTALRERKPIQDIESQFRSRGMGDYRERLLLAYSSFLKSQSDVQRLEGVTDSGAISAKQLVAAESSRNADLATFQSRIEQVEFELKTSLLLASQAAMEAGTRVSVATTNLRILGCDEEDIVSIDPERQGQTISDYPIRAPFDGTVISKDAALKEQVRPSSQMLSIADLSNIWIAADVYEQNVPLLNSLAGKTLTVRNEAWPDRTFEAKIFYTGDIMDDATRTISMRAIADNPEQLLKPGMFVQIELPGLVEESVLQVPKSAVLEHEGKRFVFVQSSNEEFMRRDVSVGEAGKEEIIVLDGLKEGEEVVTSGGFVLKSKLLSDLMGEE from the coding sequence ATGACATCCCATCAACCATCCGAATCCTTGCCGAAGCGTCGCACCGCGATGGGGCTGGCGTGGAAACCCGCCGCTCTCTTCCTCCTGGCTGGAGGGATCCTCGGAGCGGCCGCCTACTACGCCTACCAGCGCATCCGTACCCAATCGCCACACGCTAGCGACCAATCCGGCTCGAAACATTCAGATGCACCCGAGAGCCAAACCGACCAGCAGAGCGGAACGGGCAATAGCCCACCAACGGTTCTCGTTCCCGCATCTCAATGGACGAAATTGGGGCTTGCGAAGTCCCCCGCTGTCAAAAAGCCCTTTCAGAAATCGGTGATGCTTACTGGCAAGGTTTCTCTCAACGAGGATCGCATCGCGCATATCTATCCCATGGTCGAAGGCGCCGTAGAAGAAGTCTACGTGGGGCTTGGCCAAAAAGTGAAAGCAAATGAGTTGCTCGTCATGATCCACAGCCGCGAAATCGGCTCGGCCAAACTCGAGCTCTACCAAGCCAGACTGCAATGGGAAATCGCAAAGGTCAAAGAGAATCTGCAACGAGAGATTTCCAAAAACACCGAGCAGCTTCTGACAGCACTCCGGGAACGGAAGCCAATTCAAGACATCGAATCCCAGTTTCGAAGCCGCGGGATGGGAGACTATCGGGAACGATTGCTCCTGGCTTATTCCAGCTTTCTCAAATCCCAGTCGGATGTTCAGCGTCTGGAAGGGGTTACCGATTCAGGCGCGATCTCGGCCAAACAACTCGTCGCTGCCGAGTCGAGCCGCAACGCAGATCTCGCCACGTTTCAAAGCCGAATCGAACAAGTCGAGTTCGAGCTGAAAACCTCTTTGCTCTTGGCATCGCAAGCTGCCATGGAAGCAGGTACACGCGTCTCCGTCGCTACCACGAATCTCCGGATCCTCGGTTGCGATGAAGAAGATATCGTCTCCATCGACCCAGAGCGTCAGGGACAAACGATTTCGGACTACCCCATTCGCGCTCCTTTCGACGGGACGGTCATCTCCAAAGATGCAGCCCTCAAAGAACAAGTTCGACCAAGCTCCCAGATGCTGAGCATCGCCGACCTCAGCAATATTTGGATCGCTGCCGATGTGTACGAACAGAATGTACCCCTGCTCAATTCGCTCGCGGGCAAGACCCTCACCGTTCGGAATGAAGCCTGGCCCGATCGCACCTTTGAAGCCAAGATCTTCTACACCGGCGACATCATGGACGACGCCACACGAACGATCTCGATGCGAGCGATCGCCGATAACCCTGAACAGCTACTCAAGCCGGGAATGTTCGTGCAGATCGAACTACCTGGGCTCGTCGAAGAGTCGGTTTTGCAAGTCCCCAAGTCGGCAGTGCTGGAACACGAGGGAAAGCGATTCGTCTTCGTTCAATCCAGCAATGAAGAATTCATGCGTCGCGATGTATCGGTCGGAGAAGCTGGCAAAGAAGAGATCATCGTCTTGGACGGGCTAAAAGAAGGAGAGGAAGTCGTAACCTCAGGGGGCTTCGTCCTCAAATCAAAACTGCTCTCCGATTTGATGGGAGAGGAATAA
- a CDS encoding Gfo/Idh/MocA family oxidoreductase, translating to MSIEHSTASDALPSTSAVADTGSHSVSQEGRRQFLKTSATVGAAGVATSFLNRSVHAAGSDILKVGLVGCGGRGNGAAKDAMSADPGCRLTAIAEVFYNRLEEGKKQLSKTLGPQYEVSDDQCFSGWNAVEKILETDIDVILLATPPGFRPMHIEAAINAGKHVFCEKPVAVDPVGVRRVMAACEKAKEKGLSVVSGLCWRYDLGVKATMEQIQNGAIGEIVSIQENYLTSTLWSRTPNPDWTPMHRQVLNWLYYSWLSGDHIVEQFIHSLDKAMWLHNDEPPVKCYGTGGRQVRTAPEFGDIYDHFSIVYEWANGTRCYAATRQMSECFNETEDYVYGTEGTAKVLANKITGKVNWKYEGEKPSMYYLEHVALMNAIRRNEPINNGDYMCKSTLMAIMGREAAYSGQVIKWDDAMKSDLKLGPDNVTDWGDAPNPEVRMPGRYKFIDA from the coding sequence ATGTCGATAGAACATTCCACGGCATCCGACGCATTACCATCCACCTCGGCAGTTGCAGATACCGGATCGCATTCCGTAAGCCAGGAGGGACGCCGCCAGTTCCTGAAGACGTCGGCTACGGTGGGTGCGGCCGGCGTGGCGACTTCCTTTCTAAATCGTTCGGTCCATGCGGCTGGGAGCGACATTCTCAAAGTAGGATTGGTCGGCTGCGGCGGCCGAGGGAATGGAGCTGCCAAAGATGCCATGTCCGCTGACCCAGGTTGCCGCTTAACGGCGATTGCGGAAGTCTTCTACAACCGTCTTGAAGAAGGGAAGAAACAGCTTTCCAAAACGCTGGGTCCGCAGTACGAGGTTTCAGACGATCAATGCTTCTCGGGTTGGAATGCCGTCGAGAAGATTCTGGAAACCGACATCGACGTTATTCTCTTGGCGACTCCTCCCGGTTTCCGCCCGATGCATATCGAGGCCGCGATCAACGCGGGCAAGCACGTTTTTTGCGAAAAGCCGGTAGCCGTCGATCCCGTCGGTGTGCGCCGAGTCATGGCCGCGTGCGAGAAAGCGAAAGAAAAGGGACTCAGCGTCGTTTCGGGGCTTTGTTGGCGCTACGACCTCGGTGTCAAAGCCACCATGGAACAAATCCAAAACGGTGCGATCGGCGAGATTGTATCGATTCAAGAAAACTATCTCACCTCCACGCTTTGGTCGCGAACTCCAAATCCCGATTGGACGCCCATGCATCGCCAGGTCCTCAACTGGCTCTATTACAGCTGGCTCAGCGGAGACCACATCGTCGAGCAATTCATTCACTCGCTCGATAAAGCGATGTGGCTGCACAATGACGAACCACCTGTGAAGTGCTATGGAACAGGAGGACGCCAAGTCCGCACGGCACCCGAGTTCGGCGATATCTACGATCACTTCTCCATCGTTTACGAATGGGCGAATGGAACACGTTGCTATGCCGCGACGCGTCAGATGTCCGAGTGCTTTAACGAAACCGAAGACTACGTTTATGGCACGGAGGGAACTGCAAAGGTCTTGGCCAACAAGATCACTGGCAAAGTGAATTGGAAGTACGAGGGGGAAAAGCCGAGCATGTATTACCTCGAGCATGTCGCCCTGATGAACGCTATCCGCCGCAACGAGCCGATTAACAACGGCGACTATATGTGCAAGAGCACGCTTATGGCGATCATGGGACGCGAGGCAGCGTACTCGGGGCAAGTGATCAAGTGGGACGATGCGATGAAGAGCGATCTGAAGCTTGGGCCCGACAATGTCACCGATTGGGGGGATGCTCCGAACCCAGAGGTACGCATGCCAGGTCGTTACAAGTTCATCGATGCGTAA